A stretch of the Parabacteroides timonensis genome encodes the following:
- a CDS encoding metallophosphoesterase produces the protein MPIIFIAIFCAYFAGNIYIFIRGAQALVAQPFGVKVLLTVLFWSCALSFVVSMLARNIKYPDVLAHTIHEIGTGWLVFTLYMVLSLIAFDLFKLFNGSFKYGFYISFLLTLCLLSYGYYHYQHPNTEVINIVINKSANSNQQAMKVVAISDVHLGYGTNKTQLKKYVNMINAQQPDLILIGGDLIDNSVTPLYAENMQEELSQLKAPQGIYMVPGNHEYISGIKKSVDFIQSTPIRLLRDTVVTLPNGLQLAGRDDRHNPSRLSLQALAQNIDPSKPVILLDHQPYDLQETAKTGIDLQFSGHTHRGQIWPMSLVTDHLFEQSYGYKQWGNSHVYVSSGLSLWGPPFRIGTNSEMVVFNITFK, from the coding sequence ATGCCTATAATTTTCATTGCCATCTTCTGCGCTTATTTTGCCGGAAATATCTATATATTTATCAGAGGAGCGCAGGCACTTGTTGCTCAGCCTTTCGGAGTAAAGGTGCTCCTGACAGTATTATTCTGGAGCTGTGCGCTTTCATTTGTTGTCAGCATGCTGGCAAGGAATATTAAATATCCGGATGTATTGGCTCATACGATTCATGAGATCGGGACGGGATGGCTTGTTTTCACATTGTATATGGTACTCTCGTTGATAGCGTTTGATCTATTCAAACTTTTCAACGGGAGTTTTAAATATGGATTTTACATATCTTTCCTACTGACACTCTGCTTGTTAAGCTATGGGTATTATCATTATCAACACCCTAATACAGAAGTTATCAACATAGTTATCAACAAGTCTGCCAACAGTAATCAACAGGCAATGAAGGTGGTCGCTATCAGTGATGTTCATCTGGGATATGGAACAAACAAGACACAGTTGAAGAAATATGTGAATATGATTAATGCCCAGCAGCCGGATCTGATTCTTATCGGAGGGGACTTGATCGATAACAGTGTCACCCCTCTTTATGCTGAAAATATGCAGGAAGAGTTATCGCAACTGAAGGCGCCGCAAGGCATTTACATGGTACCCGGTAACCACGAATATATCAGTGGAATAAAGAAAAGCGTCGACTTTATCCAGTCTACTCCCATCCGGTTGTTACGTGATACGGTTGTTACTCTTCCCAACGGGCTTCAACTGGCCGGCCGTGACGACCGCCATAACCCTTCCCGGTTATCCCTTCAGGCACTGGCACAAAACATTGATCCCTCCAAACCTGTTATCCTTTTAGATCATCAACCGTATGACCTGCAGGAAACAGCAAAGACTGGTATCGACCTGCAATTCAGCGGACATACGCACCGCGGACAGATCTGGCCGATGAGTCTGGTGACAGACCATTTGTTCGAACAAAGCTACGGATACAAACAGTGGGGTAACAGCCATGTTTATGTATCTTCAGGATTATCGTTATGGGGTCCCCCTTTCCGTATCGGGACAAACAGTGAAATGGTGGTATTCAATATCACGTTCAAGTAA
- a CDS encoding SagB/ThcOx family dehydrogenase — translation MRQISLILTALLFITAMNAQELKVIKLNAPDKARGTAVMKAFSDRHSDREYAAKDINIQDLSDLLWAANGINRTDGKRTAPSALNKQDIDVYVIMKEGAYLYDAKAHALNPIAKGDHRAAVGGGQDFVKDAPLCLVLVSDLSRFGNVSDQTKLMAAMDAGIVSQNINLCCAGIGLSTVPRASMDQNALKKILKLSDSQVLMMNNPVGYPK, via the coding sequence ATGAGACAGATTTCATTGATTTTAACCGCTTTATTATTTATTACCGCAATGAATGCACAGGAACTAAAAGTTATCAAGCTCAATGCTCCCGACAAAGCTCGTGGAACAGCTGTTATGAAAGCATTTTCCGATCGTCATTCCGACCGTGAATATGCAGCAAAGGATATAAACATTCAAGACCTTTCAGACTTGTTGTGGGCTGCTAACGGCATTAACCGTACAGACGGGAAACGTACCGCTCCTTCGGCACTGAATAAACAGGACATTGATGTTTATGTAATTATGAAAGAGGGTGCTTATCTATATGATGCAAAAGCACACGCATTGAATCCCATAGCTAAAGGCGACCATCGCGCCGCTGTTGGAGGAGGACAGGATTTCGTGAAGGATGCTCCGCTTTGCCTTGTTCTCGTATCCGACCTGTCGCGCTTCGGAAATGTTTCCGACCAGACTAAGTTAATGGCAGCGATGGACGCAGGCATTGTGTCGCAGAACATTAACCTCTGTTGTGCCGGCATAGGCCTTTCAACTGTACCTCGTGCATCGATGGATCAAAACGCACTGAAGAAGATACTCAAGCTATCCGACAGCCAGGTGTTAATGATGAATAATCCGGTAGGATATCCAAAATAA
- a CDS encoding outer membrane beta-barrel family protein, producing MKEKLLYLLLVLMMATPLCAQNQNAADYTIKGQVVDSLSNETVPYATLSIALANAPQNAIKLLACDDDGKFTTTLKQPGKYVMSMQSLGKVPAVKRFTLSEGKKSLDLGKLFMNDDTQQLNEVTVVAQKPLVTVEVDKITYSLDDDPEAKTNNALEMFRKVPMITVDGEDKIQLKGSSNYKIYMNGKPSNLLSGENASDVLKSMPASSIKNIEVITDPGSKYDAEGVGGIINIITSKNAMQGYTGTVRANASSLGSFGGGGYVSLKVGNLGLTANYGYNNRNSPWNDSHSERETYKDWLAEDKPTKLIEDGRAKNKGPFQYGYLEASYEIDTLNLISVGANLFRGKNKSFSELDAVLNPLGGNVSEPVVPIYSFHRNSNSESTFGSTDVNVDYQHSTSKKDELLTVSYRFSQSPNDNESRTELSDVVTYYLEEDYPKWNINDASTIEHTGQVDYTTPLFEKQTLEAGVKYINRQNKSNTLEQIYDDATDIWVDQKKDNSKFRHTQHIYSAYLGYLIRLNKFGIKAGLRGEGTSLNAKYALKPALDFSSDYFDLVPNATLTYQLDMSTQIRLGYNMRIQRPGIWYLNPYINDSNPQNISQGNPNLESEKSNNVNLNFSKFTQKFSINASLSYTFVNNPIESYSFVADFPSDDPRSQYNGAKWNTYDNIGKKQQVGMFLYGNWSPNTWFRIYMNGGIDYTDLKAPSLNLEKDGVSGRIFAGTQFTLPKDFRINLHGGYFSPWIQLQSKMSPFYFAGLNVSKDFLKKKLSVSVGANNPFWKTMKMKTTTNSADFHDVSTNWRSAREFRFSISYRFGTMKGQIKKVKRGISNDDSKGGGENNQGGGEQAM from the coding sequence ATGAAAGAAAAACTGCTCTACTTATTGTTGGTGTTGATGATGGCTACGCCTTTGTGTGCGCAGAACCAAAATGCCGCTGATTACACGATCAAGGGACAGGTCGTTGATTCCCTGTCTAATGAAACAGTTCCTTATGCCACATTGAGCATCGCTTTGGCAAACGCTCCGCAGAATGCGATCAAACTGTTGGCTTGTGATGATGACGGAAAGTTTACTACTACACTGAAGCAACCAGGCAAGTATGTTATGTCTATGCAGTCGTTAGGAAAAGTCCCTGCCGTGAAACGTTTTACCTTGTCCGAAGGCAAGAAGAGCCTGGATTTAGGCAAATTATTTATGAATGACGATACCCAGCAACTGAATGAGGTGACTGTTGTTGCCCAGAAGCCATTGGTGACGGTGGAAGTCGATAAAATAACTTATAGCCTGGATGACGATCCGGAAGCCAAGACCAATAATGCCTTGGAAATGTTCCGGAAAGTCCCGATGATTACTGTCGATGGTGAGGACAAGATCCAGTTGAAAGGTTCATCCAACTATAAAATATATATGAATGGTAAGCCTTCCAACCTGCTGAGTGGTGAGAATGCTTCCGACGTATTGAAAAGTATGCCGGCAAGCTCTATCAAAAATATTGAGGTGATAACCGATCCGGGTTCCAAATATGATGCAGAAGGTGTTGGTGGTATTATCAATATTATTACATCAAAAAATGCTATGCAGGGATATACAGGTACGGTGCGTGCCAATGCCAGTTCATTGGGTAGTTTTGGTGGCGGTGGATATGTATCTTTGAAAGTCGGTAACCTGGGTCTTACTGCAAACTATGGCTATAATAATCGTAATTCGCCATGGAATGATTCTCATAGCGAACGCGAGACATATAAAGATTGGCTGGCCGAAGATAAGCCCACTAAACTGATTGAAGATGGACGTGCCAAAAATAAGGGACCATTCCAATACGGTTATCTGGAAGCTAGTTATGAAATAGATACCCTGAATTTGATCAGCGTAGGTGCTAATTTGTTTAGAGGGAAAAACAAAAGCTTTTCGGAACTGGATGCCGTTTTGAATCCGTTGGGAGGTAATGTTAGTGAACCGGTGGTGCCGATTTATAGCTTCCATCGTAACAGTAATTCCGAAAGCACTTTCGGTTCGACAGACGTGAATGTCGATTATCAGCACTCAACCAGTAAAAAAGATGAGTTACTGACAGTTTCCTATCGTTTTAGTCAGTCGCCGAATGATAACGAAAGCCGTACGGAACTTTCGGATGTTGTTACCTATTATTTGGAAGAAGATTATCCGAAGTGGAATATCAACGATGCATCGACTATTGAACATACGGGTCAGGTGGATTATACTACTCCTCTTTTTGAAAAACAAACACTTGAAGCCGGTGTGAAATATATCAACCGTCAGAATAAGAGTAACACGCTGGAGCAGATCTATGACGATGCGACCGACATTTGGGTGGATCAGAAGAAAGACAATAGCAAGTTCCGTCATACACAACATATTTATTCTGCTTATCTGGGTTATTTGATACGTCTGAATAAATTTGGTATCAAAGCCGGATTACGTGGAGAAGGAACGAGTTTGAATGCCAAGTACGCATTGAAGCCGGCTCTCGATTTCAGTTCAGATTATTTTGATCTGGTTCCGAATGCCACCCTGACGTATCAGCTGGATATGTCGACCCAGATCCGTTTAGGATATAATATGCGTATCCAGCGACCGGGTATCTGGTATCTAAACCCATATATAAACGATTCTAATCCACAGAATATATCTCAGGGTAATCCTAATCTGGAATCGGAAAAGAGTAATAATGTCAACTTGAACTTTAGTAAGTTTACTCAGAAGTTCAGTATCAATGCCAGCTTAAGTTATACTTTTGTTAATAATCCGATTGAAAGTTATTCATTCGTGGCTGATTTCCCATCTGACGATCCCCGTTCACAATACAATGGTGCAAAATGGAATACGTATGATAATATCGGGAAAAAGCAGCAGGTGGGTATGTTCTTGTACGGTAACTGGTCGCCAAATACTTGGTTCCGTATCTATATGAATGGTGGTATCGATTATACAGATTTGAAAGCTCCTTCTTTGAATCTCGAAAAAGATGGTGTCAGCGGACGTATCTTTGCCGGAACGCAGTTTACGTTACCAAAAGACTTCCGTATTAATTTGCATGGAGGTTACTTCAGTCCGTGGATACAATTACAAAGTAAAATGTCTCCATTCTATTTTGCAGGTCTGAATGTCAGCAAGGATTTCCTGAAAAAGAAATTATCTGTTTCTGTGGGGGCAAATAACCCATTCTGGAAGACTATGAAGATGAAAACAACAACGAACAGTGCTGATTTCCATGATGTATCAACCAACTGGCGTAGTGCCCGTGAATTCCGTTTCAGCATCTCATACCGTTTCGGTACGATGAAAGGACAGATTAAGAAAGTGAAACGTGGTATCAGTAATGATGACTCGAAAGGTGGTGGTGAAAATAACCAGGGAGGTGGCGAACAGGCTATGTAA